GGACCTACTTTAGGACCGTACACCTTTAATAGAAGATTAATACAATCATCATAAGCTCCTTTTTGGTACAATAAAACACCTCTACGATATACAGAATTAACACTATAGGTATCATTATAGTCAATATACTTAACTCGTTCCATCGATTTTAATGCAAGGTCATCTTGTCTCATCTTTAAATAAGAAAGTCCCTGAAGATATAGAACTTCATTTTTAAGCGATGTAGACAAGTTTCCATAGTTTTTAATCTTCTCTGCACCCTTGACAACATTATTCCATTTTGCAGCCGCAAAAGATGCTCTAATATAACCAATAAAGCCTGTAACGTTCGCCTCCTTATCTCCTTCAATCCACATCATTCGCTGATATTGAAGCACTGATTCATCATAACGCTTCTCTTTCATCAGATAAGAAGCTGCATTTTTCAAAGAAGAAGCATAAAAAGGACCACGTCCCATTCGTATGATCATATTTGTATACATATATGATTTTTTCGAATCACCTAGAGAATCATAGAACTCAACTAAATAACGACAAATTTCACGTCGATATTTTCCATTAGGGAAACTGTTTAAATACTTCTTAAGCGATAATTCGTATGCACTCGTATGGTTATAACTAACAAGATCATTGTCTTTAGCACCACTTGCCAATAGAACATTTGGTTCTCTTTTAGCATCTATTTCCGATAAGGGTTTTGATCGACTAAACTGACTAAACTCAACAGTTTCATTTAATCGAACCTTTCTAGAGTAGTGACTTTCTATTGCTTGGAAAGCCAAAACATCTCTATCGATATCGCTCTTACTTACAGAAATATGATTTTTCTTTACGTAATCGACAAACCCATCGGGATCATTATTATTGACATATACACTACGAAGCTTAGCTAATGCCCTTTCTCTTTTATCCGAAGAGGGATAGTTTTCAATAAGAGACTTTAATGCATCTGAAGCCGCGGAATAGTTATGCTCTCTAATATAAATTCCAGACAAGCCTAGAAGAGCTTCGGGGACATATTGACTATCATTTGACTCTACTACCTTTTTAAACTCACCTTTAGACTGATCTATAGCATTTCTATTTCGCAAAGATTTTCCAATCTGAAGATGAGAATAAACAGCATAAATAGAATTTGGAAAATATTTCAACAATCTCTGCAGCGTCTCCTCCTCTTTGCTTGTATTATTGGTAATATTATAAATATTTGCAGATTGAAATAGAGAATAATCTGGATTACTTGAATTTAAATGATATGCCCTATCATACTGAGCTAAAGCAGTACCAAGTTGATTCATCACATAAAAACAGTCTCCATTACGATTATAACTATCTGCTAGAATAGGTTTGCTTGAATCCTTATATCCATAAATAAAACGTTCGAAATATTTCTGAGCAGATTTATAATCTTTCTGCATGTAATAACAATAACCAATACTATAGCTTACCTTGGTCCCTTGTTTACATAGGTATGCACCTGGTGAAGCTTGATACTTTTTATAATAAGTCAAGGCTTTATCATAATCTTTAAGATAATAATAACTCTCTCCACTCCAATAATAAGCAGTAGCTTCTTCTCTCTCGCTTTTAAAATTGTATTTCCCTGCTTTATTAAACATATCTATCGCATTACGATACTCTCCTAGCATAAAACTGTTAAGAGCTAATCGATTGCAATTTATCTCATATGCTACTTGCATTTCAGGATATATAGAAGGGAGTGTCTCAATAATCTCTAGTGCTTTTTTGTGATTTGGAGTATTACTAAATGTTAGTGCCAAAAAGTGGTAGGCTTCTCTATTACGATCACATAGCGGATACTTTTTTACATAATCTCTAAACATATCCAAAGGATCATTCGTTGCATTCCAATTTTGTAAGTAACTGATTTTTGTCGCTAGAAAAAATGAATCTTCTGAGATCTTTTCGTCATAATCCATTTTGGATGCCTTTAATAATGCATTAAGAGCATTAGACTTATCCCCTAACTCATCACAACAAGCCCCTACATGGTATAAGCTATTCTGTCCTAAAGCACTTTTATTATCCGCAACACGCACGAATATATCTTTGGCTTTTTCATACTTTTTGGCATGAAAAAGACAGTAAGCATAATAGTAATCTGATTGATCATTCTTACTTGTAGCTAATTTATCATATTCAACAAAATAAGGAAGTGCTTCTGTATAATCTGACTTTAAGTAATAAGCCTCACCAATAAGTCTAGCCATATCCCCTTTAAAAGCACCTTCAGACTCCTTATACAGAGCCTTAGCCATAGTCAAAGCTTGATCAATCGAACCTTTTTTCAACAATATCTGACATTTATATGTATCGACAAACCCTTTAAACTCTGGATCATCTTCGATTTCAGACAAGTGCGATAAAGAGTTCGCATACATTCCTTCCTCATAAAAGATAAAAGCCAAATATGAATGGGCAGCATGATCATACATCGACGATTGAGTCCTATCACTATTGGAAACCACATTTTGCAAATCGGATCTCGCTTGTTTATATTCAGATCTATTTAGATAACAAAAACCCCTTTTATAATAAAACTCATCTAATTTGGTTTCATCTAATTTGGTTTCATCTACATTTTTCAAATACAAAAGTGCATCATCATAAGAAGCATTTTCAAAATACTTTGATCCTAGCTCTAAACTTCCCGAAGTAGCCAATTTACTACCAGCATAATGATCAACAAAATTATGCATCAATGTATATCCTCGTTTCTGATTTAAATGCAACGAACATGAAGCATAATAATAAGCAGACTCTGCTTCATAATTATTTTGTAAGGTATTGGCATGCATTATCTTTTCAAATTCGATAGAAGCTTTACCATAATTACCACTATTGTACATTTCTAATGCCTTCTCAAACCTCTCAGACACATTCAACTGAATTATCTGTGCTTGAGAGATATACGCAGAAAACATAAATCCAAAAATTAAACATAGTGTTCTTTTCAATCCGCCCATTTTGTATGTTGATTTATGTCTATTAGTATTTTATTATAGGTCCAAACATGATTCCCCAACATAAAATTGGGTAAAATCTTCTCAAAAATGCATATTTTTGAACTATTTAGGGTAAAAAATCACAAATTATTTAACATCAAAAAAAATAACATATTTATAAATGGATATACTACTAGATATAAAAGATGCAACGCTAGTACTACAAAACAATGTTATACTTGAAAATATCGACCTTCGTATTAAACAAGGAGACTTTGTTTATATAATAGGAAAAGTTGGAACAGGAAAAACAACACTCCTAAAATCAATCTACGGAACGATTCCTATAAAAAAAGGACAGATTTTTTTTGACCATAAAAATGTGGGACTGATTAAGCAAAAAGAGATGTATCTACACCGAAGAAAAATTGGTATGATATTTCAGGAGTTTCACCTTCTAGAGGATAGATCTGTATTTCAGAACTTAGAATTTGTTTTAAAAGCAACTGGTTGGACCGATAAAAAAACGATAGAAAATCATATCAATACAACACTCGAATGGTGCAATATCGAATCATTAAGAAATAAATTCCCTAACGAACTATCGGGAGGTGAAAAAAATATTGCGTCCATCTCAAGAGCTATAATAAATGATCCCAAACTAATATTAGCAGATGAGCCTACACAAAACCTAGATCCAGAAACGGCCACATCTCAACTAGAACTATTAAACAGAATCAATCAAACAGGCACGACAATAATAATGTCAACTCACAATCATTCACTAATCAACAAATACCCTAAAACGACCTATAAATGTAAAGATAAAAAGTTTACATTGTTATAAACAGAAATAGGTGTTTTCAAAACTGAAAACACCAAAACACTTTACTTATGAAAATCATACAACCATGACAATGTAATACCTATATTTTGATTCCTAGAAGATGCATAACCAATAGTACCATCATCAAAAACATTTAGAAGACTTAATGTATATCTTCCTTCAAGAAGAATTGCCTGGTGAGAAAAACGATACTCTAAACCAGCTCCTCCACAAAATGCAAAATCAAAAGTCTTGTCCAAAGGAACACCATAATAATTTTGAGGTTTGGCACCTGGTACTGTAACCTCTTTTTTCTCTTCTTCTGACAAAAGAAAAGAGACCGATGGTCCAATATTGATAAATGCTCTAAAATTTTTCTTCCCTATCGAGATATGAGTCATCACAGGAACTTCAATGTAGTTTAGTCGACGTGAATAAGTAATTCCCACCCTATCCTTTTCTTGCCATCCTTTCTGCGTATAGTTTATTTCAGCCAAAATCCCAACATGCTCTTCAGACATATTACGAAAAACCAATCCAACCTGATATCCATTAAAACTACTAGCATCAGTAGGCAATTGAGTATATGGGTTCGTATTCGGGTAGAACTTCATCCAAGAAATTGAAGAACCCCCTTTTACACCAATATAGTTGTGAGCTTTTCTATAAAACTGACCATAACTAGACTGACAAACAGTCAAGAAAAAAAACAATAGAAAGAAGTAGTATCTCTTCATAAAAAAAACATTAACACATAGTGCCTACCAACAATAGGCAAGTTACGGACGATGTATAAGGATATTTTATTTCAAATATCCTTATACATACGAACTTAATAATATTTTGACAATAAATTTGAAACTTGTTCCAAGAAACATTGATCTTCATTTGTAAATGGAGCAATCGAACGAGAATCTATATCGATTTCTGCAACAAACTTACCCAATTTTTTGATCGGAACAACCACTTCAGATTGAACATCTACACTACAAGAGATATAATTACTCTCCTCTGAAACATCTTGAACAATCATTGTTGAATTTTTCTCTGCAACTTGTCCACAAACACCATTTCCTACAGCAATCTCCAAATGATCGGTTTTATTCCCTACATAGGGTCCTAAGACAAGAATACCTCTATTAAGATCAAGCTCATAAATACCAACCCAATCATAATGATAAACTTCTTCTTTCAAAACATCTACAACAAAAGACAGTGCATCCAACTTCTCTTTCCCATCAATGCCAAGCTCCAATTTCTCTAGTACAAGATTAAAATCCATGTAAATACTATTTAAGTTCTAATTGATCCCCAAAGGTAATCTTTTCACAATAGTGACACTTTAATGCAAGAGGCTCTGTAGATACTACTGCAAAATGTGTTGTCACATCTTCAAAGTTAGTAATACATTTTGGATTAAAACACTTTGCGATAGCATCAATTTTGGTCGGAATAGACACATTTCTCTTCTCTACAACCTTATAATCCTTAATTACGTTCAGTTTAGCAGAAGGGGCAATCAATGCAATTTTATCCACTTCATTATCATGGAAAAAGCGATTCTCGATCTTAACAATACCCTTCTTATGAACTTGTTTGCTCTCTAGATTATTCCCTATTGTGACCATATCAGAACATAAGTCAAGTTCTAATATTGCGATAACTTTAAATAGTACATTTGGAGAGATATGATCAATTACAGTACCATTCTTTATAGCACTTACATTTAATATTTTTTGCATAACGAATTACTTTAAACCTAAAACATGTGAAATTATTGCCATACGAGTATATACACCATTCTTGGCTTGATCAAAATAGTAAGCCTTTGGATTCGCATCCACGTCTGTAGCGATTTCATTTACACGAGGAAGTGGATGTAGAATACGTAAGTTATCTTTAGTATTCTGCAACATCTCATTCTTTAGGATATATACATTTTTCACCTTCTCATACTCTAACACATCTTGAAAACGCTCTCTCTGAACTCTTGTCATATACATTACATCTGCCTCTGAAATAATATCTGTAAATTCTCGATGCTCAAAATAACGTATGTTCTTCTCTTTGAGATAAAGCTTATACACCTCAGGCATCGAAAGCTCTTTAGGTGCTACAAAATTGAAAATTGGATTATCAAAATGAGACATGGCTTCAAGCAAACTATGCACGGTACGACCATATTTCAAGTCCCCAACTAAAAACAAGTTAAGATTATCCAATGTCTTTTGAGTCTTCTGGATAGAGTACAAATCTAACAATGTCTGGGACGGATGTTGATTAGAACCATCACCAGCATTAATTACTGGAACAGAAGACACCTCGCTTGCATATCTAGCACTTCCTTCAATTGGGTGGCGCATAATAATCAAATCGGAATAACTACTAACCATTTTTATGGTATCATGCAATGTCTCTCCTTTAGAAACACTAGAAGATGAAGAATCAGTAAATCCGATTAAACGCCCTCCAAGACGATTGATTGCAGTCTCAAAACTCAATCTTGTACGAGTAGATGGTTCAAAAAAAAGTGAAGCTACTACCTTCCCCTTCAACAATTCTTGATTAGGATTGGCTTCAAAATCAGCTGCTAGTTCTAGTATCCTAAGATACTCTTCTTTTGTAAAATCGGTAATCGATATTAAACTCTTAGTTGTCATAAAAGGTGAATTAATGGACAAAAAAAATACCAATAGTAATGAAACTATTGGTATATATATAAAATAATAAAGTGACTATCTCTTCGATTGAAATAATCTCGATATTCTATTCGATCAATATTTAAATTTATCACACTCATAAACTCTAAAGAACACCTACATTTTCTACAGTTACACTATCAATTTTCTTAAACCGTGAAACAATAGAATTTGTTTTCGTTTTTCTAATTGGTAAAACAATACTACACATCAAATCATACTCTGAAGAGATCTGTTTTAAAGATTCATCTTTAATCACCTTCATCACATCATTCATAACGAGATAATCAAAAGTAACTTGAATTAGATCCTCAACGATCTTCTCAATTACCTGAGCATTATCAATAACATCCAATGTACTCTTCTTATAGGCATTAATCAAACCAGGCACACCTAACAATGTTCCTCCAAAATAACGAACTACAACCACTAATACATTCGACAACTCATTAGACAATAACTGACCCAAGATAGGCTTCCCAGCACTACCTGAAGGCTCTCCATCATCATTTGCACGAAACTCATCTCCTTCAACGCCCAATCTATACGCATAACAGTGGTGTCGCGCACTATAATGCTCTTTCTTTAGTACGTCAATGATAGGCTTCACCTCAGATTGATCATAAATAGGATAGGCATAAGCGATAAACTTACTCCCTTTATCCTTAAATAAACCTTCTGCAGTTCCTTCAATGGTTTTATATGTATCTTTTAATTCTATCAAAATTTACCTAAAAAAAAGCAAACATAAATTATGTCTACTTTAAATATATCTATACTCGTATCTGAGATTCAATCTCAGATAAATATTTTTGAAATTTCTTATCTGTTTCCCGCAAATTAGTAATAGCCTTACAAGCGTGAAGCACTGTAGCATGGTCTTTTTTACCGATCTGTGCACCAATGGACGACAAAGAAGAATCAGTCATACTCTTTGCAAAATACATAGCAATCTGTCTTGCCTGTACAATTTCTCTCTTTCTTGTTTTTGCTTGCAATTGCTCGGGTTTCATCTTAAAGTAATCACAAACCGTTTTAGTAATCACTGGAATAGAATACTCCTTCTTAGCTTGTTTAACCAATTTTGATATTGCATCATTTGCCAAACTAACATCAATATTCTTATTATTTAATGTCGACTGAGCTAAAAGAGATATGATTGCCCCTTCTAATTCTCTCACATTATTTTTTACATTATTGGCAATATACTCTACAACAGAATCTTCAAGATCCAATCCATTCATTAATGCTTTCTGCTTCAATATTGCCACTCTAGTATCAAAGTTAGGCTCCGTTATATCAGCAGTAAGTCCCCATTTAAATCGAGTCAATAATCTCTCCT
The Prolixibacteraceae bacterium DNA segment above includes these coding regions:
- a CDS encoding tetratricopeptide repeat protein, producing MFSAYISQAQIIQLNVSERFEKALEMYNSGNYGKASIEFEKIMHANTLQNNYEAESAYYYASCSLHLNQKRGYTLMHNFVDHYAGSKLATSGSLELGSKYFENASYDDALLYLKNVDETKLDETKLDEFYYKRGFCYLNRSEYKQARSDLQNVVSNSDRTQSSMYDHAAHSYLAFIFYEEGMYANSLSHLSEIEDDPEFKGFVDTYKCQILLKKGSIDQALTMAKALYKESEGAFKGDMARLIGEAYYLKSDYTEALPYFVEYDKLATSKNDQSDYYYAYCLFHAKKYEKAKDIFVRVADNKSALGQNSLYHVGACCDELGDKSNALNALLKASKMDYDEKISEDSFFLATKISYLQNWNATNDPLDMFRDYVKKYPLCDRNREAYHFLALTFSNTPNHKKALEIIETLPSIYPEMQVAYEINCNRLALNSFMLGEYRNAIDMFNKAGKYNFKSEREEATAYYWSGESYYYLKDYDKALTYYKKYQASPGAYLCKQGTKVSYSIGYCYYMQKDYKSAQKYFERFIYGYKDSSKPILADSYNRNGDCFYVMNQLGTALAQYDRAYHLNSSNPDYSLFQSANIYNITNNTSKEEETLQRLLKYFPNSIYAVYSHLQIGKSLRNRNAIDQSKGEFKKVVESNDSQYVPEALLGLSGIYIREHNYSAASDALKSLIENYPSSDKRERALAKLRSVYVNNNDPDGFVDYVKKNHISVSKSDIDRDVLAFQAIESHYSRKVRLNETVEFSQFSRSKPLSEIDAKREPNVLLASGAKDNDLVSYNHTSAYELSLKKYLNSFPNGKYRREICRYLVEFYDSLGDSKKSYMYTNMIIRMGRGPFYASSLKNAASYLMKEKRYDESVLQYQRMMWIEGDKEANVTGFIGYIRASFAAAKWNNVVKGAEKIKNYGNLSTSLKNEVLYLQGLSYLKMRQDDLALKSMERVKYIDYNDTYSVNSVYRRGVLLYQKGAYDDCINLLLKVYGPKVGPNPNVLARYYIVACQAMIAKNDKLSAKVWLKGILDQNLNIDAKHKNELEKIYNSIIQEEQKSAAPKSDSTKKEPGKTGTVHF
- a CDS encoding ATP-binding cassette domain-containing protein; protein product: MDILLDIKDATLVLQNNVILENIDLRIKQGDFVYIIGKVGTGKTTLLKSIYGTIPIKKGQIFFDHKNVGLIKQKEMYLHRRKIGMIFQEFHLLEDRSVFQNLEFVLKATGWTDKKTIENHINTTLEWCNIESLRNKFPNELSGGEKNIASISRAIINDPKLILADEPTQNLDPETATSQLELLNRINQTGTTIIMSTHNHSLINKYPKTTYKCKDKKFTLL
- a CDS encoding PorT family protein yields the protein MKRYYFFLLFFFLTVCQSSYGQFYRKAHNYIGVKGGSSISWMKFYPNTNPYTQLPTDASSFNGYQVGLVFRNMSEEHVGILAEINYTQKGWQEKDRVGITYSRRLNYIEVPVMTHISIGKKNFRAFINIGPSVSFLLSEEEKKEVTVPGAKPQNYYGVPLDKTFDFAFCGGAGLEYRFSHQAILLEGRYTLSLLNVFDDGTIGYASSRNQNIGITLSWLYDFHK
- a CDS encoding GAF domain-containing protein, which encodes MDFNLVLEKLELGIDGKEKLDALSFVVDVLKEEVYHYDWVGIYELDLNRGILVLGPYVGNKTDHLEIAVGNGVCGQVAEKNSTMIVQDVSEESNYISCSVDVQSEVVVPIKKLGKFVAEIDIDSRSIAPFTNEDQCFLEQVSNLLSKYY
- the pyrI gene encoding aspartate carbamoyltransferase regulatory subunit, producing the protein MQKILNVSAIKNGTVIDHISPNVLFKVIAILELDLCSDMVTIGNNLESKQVHKKGIVKIENRFFHDNEVDKIALIAPSAKLNVIKDYKVVEKRNVSIPTKIDAIAKCFNPKCITNFEDVTTHFAVVSTEPLALKCHYCEKITFGDQLELK
- the pyrB gene encoding aspartate carbamoyltransferase; this encodes MTTKSLISITDFTKEEYLRILELAADFEANPNQELLKGKVVASLFFEPSTRTRLSFETAINRLGGRLIGFTDSSSSSVSKGETLHDTIKMVSSYSDLIIMRHPIEGSARYASEVSSVPVINAGDGSNQHPSQTLLDLYSIQKTQKTLDNLNLFLVGDLKYGRTVHSLLEAMSHFDNPIFNFVAPKELSMPEVYKLYLKEKNIRYFEHREFTDIISEADVMYMTRVQRERFQDVLEYEKVKNVYILKNEMLQNTKDNLRILHPLPRVNEIATDVDANPKAYYFDQAKNGVYTRMAIISHVLGLK
- a CDS encoding YigZ family protein, yielding MELKDTYKTIEGTAEGLFKDKGSKFIAYAYPIYDQSEVKPIIDVLKKEHYSARHHCYAYRLGVEGDEFRANDDGEPSGSAGKPILGQLLSNELSNVLVVVVRYFGGTLLGVPGLINAYKKSTLDVIDNAQVIEKIVEDLIQVTFDYLVMNDVMKVIKDESLKQISSEYDLMCSIVLPIRKTKTNSIVSRFKKIDSVTVENVGVL